The Bactrocera dorsalis isolate Fly_Bdor chromosome 2, ASM2337382v1, whole genome shotgun sequence region TGCCAAGTAAAAGGTGGTTTTCTATTCAGTTTGTCAAGTAAGTTGCATGTGAGTGGTTGCGTTCAAAGTTCGTAATAATATGGCACCGAAAAAGAAGCTACTTTTAAttaatgttttcgaaaaaaaaagttatcagtACGCGGAATTGCAAAAAGGTAAAGTATGGTGAGTCCAAAATTTAACTTGTAGGTACTCGTTTCCTTTGCTTTAAAAGGTTCAATATTGGCAAAACGCAAGCtgctgaaattaataaaaataaagaaaaaattcgtTCTAAATGGGAGTCTGGATCTAATATTCACCAAAAGCGAAGTTTCCTTAAAGAAGGCGGCTCGGAAATATACAGGATGTGTTTTCATTGGTTCGCTAAGGCTAGAAGTCAAAAAATTCCGATTTCTGGTCCCATTTTGAAAGCAAAGGCGATGGAAATTGCAGGAAAACTGTGTGTACCTAATTTTAAAGCTTCGGATGGATGGCTAAATAAATGGTGCTTAAGGAATAATGTTTCCTTCAAATGCATATCTGGTGAAGCTGCAGATGTGAATCAGGATGATGTCGAACAGTTTCAGACAAAGCTGCAAACTCTGTTGAATGGGTACAAGCCTGAAGGCATTTACAACGCCGATGAGAGTGGGCTTTTCTTTTGTGCCTTACCGGACAAAACCCTCGCTTTTAAATCTGGAAAATGTATGGGAGGTAAGCTATCAAAGGAAAGACTCACAATTTTGTTCTGTGCTAATATGGCTGGAGATAAGGAGCCGCTTTTAGTTATAGGGAAAGCAGCCCGTCCTCGATCCTTTAAACATGTTCCAATTGCAAAACTTCCAGTGGATTGGAAGTCTAATAAAAAAGCATGGATGACTCGAGAAGTGATGAACGAATGGCTGCAGCAGTTCAATCGAAGAATGAAAGCCCAgaatcgaaaaattatcttgTTTCTAGATAACGCGGCTTCTCATCCAAAGGAATTAGACTTGAccaacataaaaatttgtttcttgcCACCAAATACAACGGCAGTTAGCCAACCCCTTGATCAAGGTataatccaaaattttaaaactttgtataGAAGTTTAGTTTTAAAACACTTGATAACTAAAATTGGCGATACAAGTTCTGCCTCAGAGCTCTCAAAATCGATTAATGTACTGGAAGCTGTGTATTTTATCAAAGCATCTTGGGATAAAGTGGAAGCCACTAGAATCCGAAACTGCTTCCGTAAAGCAGGATTTTTGGAAACCTTACAGCATCCTTCAGATTTTGATCCCGAAGATGACATTCCACTGGCAGTCTATGCTAGGCTTCAGGATGGACTAGATTTGGCAAATGATTTCGAAGGTTTTCTCCAAATAGATCAAAATGTTTTCACTGAGGACATCAATATAGAAATTCAATTTGACCAACCAGATGATACTATGGACTTAAGTGATTCAGAAGATGAACCTTCAGAAGAAATAAGTGGCAGGTTAAAAATATCGAGAGTcactttgaaaatgaaaatttcaaatcaaaggAATCAATGTTAAAACAAACAAGcatcacacaattttttttatcaaactagTCGATATTGAAATGTAAAGACTTGTACAATGTATTTaattgatatatttatgtatgtatgtatatgtaatactaaagtatttaaatattctttacttcgaaaaatttcttaaataaactacaaagaattttatatgtatagtatatattttttgacctCATCCCCTATAAGCGGACATCTCCCATAACCGGACAAAAACACTGAAACCGTGAGTGTCCGGTTATGAGGAATTTCACTGTATTTGTAAAAGTCCACAACTTGATGAGTTATATACATAGCTTAGGATAATATCCAACCATAATAATCACAAATGATGCGTCTTGTTCAGCCTGAATCATCCCAGTACATTGCAGCTGTCTTTTGACATTCTACCGCACATTGCTAACCTAAGTACAGTCTTATCTGCGATGTCAGGGCCGGCCCGAGACAATTCACAGCCTGCGCTCTCCACTAGCTATGGAGACAGGTAGTGTTAATAAGAACTGAATTACCGTAAATAAATTTGGAACGATATCTACTTGTAGTTAATTGCttgaacaaataaaatttaaaatgctcaGTGGCATATTGCTATGAGCAATTTTTCTGCCAATAGCTTGTACCTCGTTGTATAAATCTGACGGCCAGCCCTGTGCAATATCATTTGGATACCGTCACCTATAGTAAGTCACGTAAAATTGGGCTGTCCTAACGACCACTTGGAACAAAGAACGTAAATGCTTTCTCTTTAAAGCAATAATTGGTCAAAGGCAATGCCTTTATAACTTCATGGCGTTTGAcataaaaacttataaattggaCTTACATTACACGGGAGATAGGCATGTGTGCCCGCCTGACTGATCACCGTCTGGTGGTCGTCGATGGATGGAATAGGCCGTGGTGTCGTTGTTAGAGAAGGTCTATTCGTCTTTGCTTTCGTTGTTTTTGGTGATATCGTTGGAAACGAAAACTCTTTTGTTGTGGTGTGTACAATTTCTTGGTTATTGACTTCTAGTGTTACCTCCATTGTTGTGTCCGGATAAGGTCTAGTTGTCAGAATCGTCGGCATAATATTCGAATTTCGTAACggatcatttttattttttattgtttggttCGAAAACACTACGATTTTTTTAAAGTCGGTGTCATTGCCGATCAAATCGCTTTCGGTTTCTGGCACAACTTTCGCTGCTCTAACAGGTGCGtttgttgttaaatttaattgttgttgcttcactTGACGAGTGCGTTGTTGACGAATTTTCCTCACCGAATGTGTTTGCTGTTTCGGCGAATTgccattgttattatttatgtgGTGGTCATTGCTGTGTGGGCTCTCGCTCTGAGGCTGGGTCCGCTGTAGGGTGGAAGTATGACGCTGTAGCGTCTGTAGTATATGTTGATATAGGCTACAAATATGTTTGATGTCATGTTCATCTACAATGCGGTTATCGTCATCAGCTTTTCGAACTAATGACTTTTTGTTGTAGTCGTAATtgtaattacatttttctttatttttaatattgttatctCTGTAGGGATGTCTGATATCAGTCGTCTTTTGGTGAATCTGTTGTTCGTATTCGTTATTCATACTAGATAACGGAACTAATTTGACCTCTGATTGCGTTGGAGATGGAGATGTCAGCACTTTCGTAGCAGATGCCACTTTTGCTGATGAATTTCTTATGGTCACAATTGTTTTCGATGTCATTTCTGTTGTTGATCCTCTGAGCTTTCGGACAGTTTCTGTCAAACTTAAGGATCCGATTGTCGTATTGTTTATTGATGCTTTAGTTAATGTTGTTGTAGGGATAATAGAAAATTTAACATGTTCAGACGCTTTATGTATGTTGCCTTGAACGCCTTGACGAGATAATTCCTCTATTTGTTGCCGTTTCATTGTTAATGACGTCAGTGATGGCTTTACTTTCACTCCTTTATCCAAACTTAGTTGCCGCGCTAGTGTTGGCACTGACGTCGACTCTTCCGAATTCATTGGACGGGCCATAGAAATTTCTTTAGCTTTTCGATGCGTTTTTAAACTGTTAGTATCCATCTTTAATTCCATATTAGCTGGCATGACTGGTTTTAATACCAGTGGTATTGAAGTAGCTGACACGGTTTTTTTGGCCGTCCCTGCTGCCCTCTCGATAACATTCAATGTCGAACCTGTGACATGATAAATGCGAAAACTGGCAAGTAAcaaatttaacataaaaaaatttgggtatattgtacgagtataattgttattttttctgaGGGCGAAGCAGTTAAAGCGAAAAATTCACACAATCTGGCAAAGAACATTAAGCCATCCGAAACACGTACCAAACCTACATATCGATACCCCGAATTAAGGGTTGaattcaaaatatcaaaaatattaataacgcCGTTGAAGCAAAGAATTACTAACGAGGTCATtgaaatacgattttttttcttgaatttagTCCACGTGCCTGTCTGTCAATTGCAAGACCTCTGAAACCGCTGAGTGTTTCTGAACAGGGgaccatttaaaaattaagtattaCTAATTGCTACGAGATCGAGTAATAAAAACGACGttaaaaatttggttaacaTAAAATGCGAAGCCTATTCGCCAcgtgatatatatttatatatataaatcttctgaccgtgtgtttgcttTTGAACTGCTCCTGaacggatggaccgatattgatgaaattttgtgtgtatgttcaaggagattcgagaatggtttagatttacaatttggtccactggaaaatgttttttaaattatttttttcatttttaatcaattgttaattttggaatgtttggccgatagatggcgctaccatcgcagtattcaatattcaaacctgaaattggcgtaaacgtgcattgaacaaaacgatgccaaagtaataggcgacatctgtggatcaagtttttatattgaggacagagttcgttcttaagtaataaattgggtgattcaatacatctatgggtagctataacatttttttcatacctgctaactattggagggggtatcttgacaggcaattcaaaatttaaaaatgtctggcataaaaaatagcggcataactgaagtgttgataaaaaatttgagatatacagaaatcttttcgaagcattgcacagagcaatacagtatttaaaatagcaaatatatttagcaataaaatttctaaatattgggaatggtagaatagaactgaaatcaaatacacaatgcaatgaattaaaactggctcatttatcattcgatgaataacataccacgggcatcccaaaagactgatgccataacgttgccagccg contains the following coding sequences:
- the LOC105229641 gene encoding uncharacterized protein LOC105229641 — encoded protein: MDLKGMTTSNWWILFGVLVIIPGSTLNVIERAAGTAKKTVSATSIPLVLKPVMPANMELKMDTNSLKTHRKAKEISMARPMNSEESTSVPTLARQLSLDKGVKVKPSLTSLTMKRQQIEELSRQGVQGNIHKASEHVKFSIIPTTTLTKASINNTTIGSLSLTETVRKLRGSTTEMTSKTIVTIRNSSAKVASATKVLTSPSPTQSEVKLVPLSSMNNEYEQQIHQKTTDIRHPYRDNNIKNKEKCNYNYDYNKKSLVRKADDDNRIVDEHDIKHICSLYQHILQTLQRHTSTLQRTQPQSESPHSNDHHINNNNGNSPKQQTHSVRKIRQQRTRQVKQQQLNLTTNAPVRAAKVVPETESDLIGNDTDFKKIVVFSNQTIKNKNDPLRNSNIMPTILTTRPYPDTTMEVTLEVNNQEIVHTTTKEFSFPTISPKTTKAKTNRPSLTTTPRPIPSIDDHQTVISQAGTHAYLPCNVKQILRKPISWLRIRDGHILTVDQTTFIADQRFQPIFAPKPDRWSLQIKYVQLKDEGTYECQVSTEPKSSAIVTLRVVEPKTELIGEPTQHVKAGSQVKLRCIISQALDPPVFINWFHNHKQIYLHSRRAWRMEIERIEWPIHDFSTTAAATTSTAQGDSAATTTKPIDAAAASSAKSKAPAMLLATNLGNEENSTQVVQTTVRNVELTTGTPSTTLPISRLDTDVATDLADSDGGFDFSTENSTFSLLPTVTAAMDTVSAVVPTKLKTTHCPTTTLTITTKITMLAAVKVREVTAASLIIPSVEKKDSGNYTCSPSNSAPKTVVLHVLNGEYSASAITSGVNDRISITNQYTWRETLLVLIIWQWH